One region of Salvia miltiorrhiza cultivar Shanhuang (shh) chromosome 3, IMPLAD_Smil_shh, whole genome shotgun sequence genomic DNA includes:
- the LOC131015433 gene encoding NDR1/HIN1-like protein 6, with protein MTDRVYPSTKPNSAAAAKPTAAGPLPAPPAKYNPNRHPYRPNPTSRHRQKKTPKFSCRRCCCLTCFWSVLLLTLTLLIAAIAAAAFYALYHPHRPAFSVTSVKISAFNLTTTPADDSTRLTARINVTLSAKNPNKKIQFAYDAMSIALLSRSVILSNTSYAAFNSSAGAISVIHAATPPRTQLLDADSLNLLKSDLRRPRGLPIRIVVDTAVAVKIDKLKARKFGIRVKCDGIHGAVPRGKTVIPANTAAADCQVDLRIKILKWTF; from the coding sequence ATGACTGACAGAGTCTACCCATCAACCAAGCCAaactccgccgccgccgccaagcCCACGGCGGCGGGGCCCCTGCCCGCTCCACCGGCGAAATACAACCCGAACCGGCACCCCTACCGCCCGAATCCGACCTCGCGCCACCGCCAGAAGAAAACCCCCAAATTCAgctgccgccgctgctgctgcctcACCTGCTTCTGGTCGGTCCTCCTCCTAACCCTAACCCTCCTCATcgccgccatcgccgccgccgccttctacGCGCTCTACCACCCCCACCGCCCGGCCTTCTCCGTCACCTCCGTCAAAATCTCCGCCTTCAACCTCACCACCACCCCCGCCGACGACTCCACCCGCCTCACCGCCAGAATCAACGTCACCCTCTCCGCGAAGAACCCTAACAAGAAAATCCAATTCGCCTACGACGCCATGTCCATCGCATTGCTCTCCCGCTCGGTCATTCTCTCGAACACCTCGTACGCCGCCTTCAACAGCTCCGCCGGCGCTATCTCCGTCATCCACGCCGCCACCCCGCCGCGCACGCAGCTCCTCGACGCCGATTCGCTCAACCTGCTGAAATCCGACCTGCGGCGGCCCCGCGGCCTGCCGATTCGGATCGTGGTGGacaccgccgtcgccgtgaaaATCGATAAGCTGAAGGCGAGGAAATTCGGGATCAGAGTGAAATGCGATGGGATTCACGGCGCCGTGCCCAGGGGCAAAACCGTCATTCCGGCCaacaccgccgccgccgactgCCAGGTTGATCTCAGAATCAAGATCTTGAAATGGACCttttga